GGTATACGGAATCAGCACATCGGCTGGCCCTTCGGCGATATGCAGCCTGTCAGCGGTAATATCGAACTCCGCCTGGAACGCCGCGCACGCATCGCGATAGCGTTTCTCGATGGTCTCGGTGAGCTGATAGACCGGGTCGGAAGCCGACAGCATCGGCGATGGATGGGCGCTGATCACGTGCAGCTCGCCTTTGGCCAGGCTGGCAATGTCATAGCCATGGTCGATGATGCTGGCATGCAGCAGGCGATGAGCTTCATCCTGGTTGCCGACATCCACGGCGGCCAGGATCTTGCCGTCAGTCCAGGGCCGCTCGCTCTTGACCATCAGAACTGCGCACGGGCACTCACGCAGCAGTTTCCAGTCGCTGGGCGTCAGCAATGCCTTGCGCAGGGGATTGTCCGGGCGATGCTCCTTGATCACCAGTTCACAGCCTTCGGCCTGTTGCACATGGATGATCGACCTGTGCAGGTTGTCCTTCCAATGCTGCTCGTGGGTGACACTGTCGTAACCGTCGTCGTGCAACTGGCTGCTGAGCAAGCTGAGCAGCGCGTCATGATCCTGCTTTTTGTCGCACATCAGCAGGTGCAGGCGCGCACCGGTCACCCCGGCGATCAGTTTGGCCCGGGTCAGGGCCCGGCTATGGGCGTGCTCGGGGTCGAGGACGACGAGGATGCTGCGCACGGCTTGCATGGGCGTGAACTCCTTTCGCGGATGGCGACCAATGCCTGACTATAGACGGCGCGGCGGCTGCCGCCGGTTGACCTGCATCAAGCATAGTCACTGGCGCTCGCCAGCGCCGCCGGTATAATCGCCGGTCCCGCCGATGTCCCCTGCGATTGTGAGTACCATGTCCCTGATTCCTGAAATCGATGCCTTCCTGGGTTGCCGCACCCCTGACGCCTGGATCGAGGCGGCACTGGCCGACCAGGAAACCCTGCTGATCGATCACAAGAATTGCGAGTTCAAGGCCGCCAGCACGGCGCTGAGCCTGATCGCCAAGTACAACACCCACCTCGACCTGATCAACATGATGTCGCGCCTGGCCCGCGAGGAGCTGGTGCATCACGAGCAGGTGCTGCGCCTGATGAAGCGTCGCGGCGTGCCGCTACGGCCGGTGTCGGCCGGGCGCTATGCCTCGGGGCTGCGGCGGCTGGTGCGGGCGCATGAGCCGGTGAAACTGGTGGACACCCTGGTGGTGGGGGCCTTTATCGAGGCGCGCAGCTGCGAGCGTTTCGCCGCTCTGGTGCCGCACTTGGACGAGGAACTCGGCACTTTCTACCACGGCCTGCTCAAGAGCGAGGCGCGGCACTATCAAGGCTATTTGAAACTGGCCCACCAGTACGGCGACGAAGCGGACATTGCCCGAGTGGTGGAGCAGGTGCGCGAAGCGGAGGTCGGGCTGATCACCTCGCCCGACCAGGAACTGCGCTTCCACAGCGGTATTCCCCAGGCTCAGGCCGCCTGAGCTATTGCCGGCGACCGAGCAGCAGCCCGACCACCAGGCCAAAGCCTGCGGAAATTGCCACGGTCTGCCAGGGGTGGCCACCGATGTACTCCTGGGTTGCCTCGACCACCGGCTGCGCCTTCTGGCCCAGGCGGCTGGTGGCATCGCGCGCCTGGCGCAATTTGAGCCCCAACTGCGCGCGCATGCCTTCGGCTTCCTCGCCGACCAGCGACGCGCTGTCGCTGAGCAGCTTCTCGGATTCCTCGATCAATGCCTGCAGTTCGCTGAAGACCTGATCCTTGATCTGGTCGTTGTTGCCTTGCGCAGCGGTTTTCCTGGCCATGTACACATCCTCGTGAAGGGTTGGGCGTTGAACAATGGATGCCACGCTGCCGGGAAAGTTGCAGCGGCGTACCGGTGGCGCGTCGACGCAGTGTAAGATAGCGCCCATTTTCCAGCGGCAGGTAATACCCCATGAGTTTCAATCTGGCCAACATGAGCTTCCAGGAACGGGCGCAGATCGAGGCAGAAAAGGCCCGCTTGTTCGACTACTGGCAGAACAACCTGGGCAAGGCCAAGGGCGAGGCGGCGCGCCTGATCGCAGAAAAGCCACGGCGCAAGGGCAAGTGGGCCGAGTGGGTGCGTGCCGAACTCGACGGCATGTCGCCGCCGGAGTTCAACCAGCTGGTGCGCAGCGAGGTGAACAAGATGATGGCCGCCGCCAGCGCCAACCGCTGACTCAGGTGACGCATTGCGGTAGGGCGGCGCGAGCCTTCCGGCTTTCTTTTGAACAGGAGTTCCCAGGATGCCCAGATCCACCGTTGCCGCCTTGCAGATCGGTTCGCTGCCCGGCGGCAAGGCCGCCACGCTGACGCAGATCCTCGACTACGAACAGGCCATCCAAGAGGCCGGCGCCAGCCTGGTGGTGATGCCCGAGGCCTTGCTCGGCGGCTATCCGAAAGGCGAAGGGTTCGGCACCCAGCTCGGCTACCGTATGCCCGAGGGGCGTGAAGCCTTCGCCCGCTATTTCGCCAACGCCATCGATGTACCGGGGCCCGAGACCGAGACTTTGGCCGGCCTGTCGGCACGCAGCGGGGCGAGCCTGGTGATCGGCGTGATCGAGCGCAGCGGCAATACCTTGTACTGCACGGTGCTGTTCTTCGAACCGGCCGCCGGCCTGGTGGCCAAGCACCGCAAGCTGATGCCCACTGGCACCGAGCGGCTGATCTGGGGCAAGGGCGATGGTTCCACGCTGCCGGTAATCGAAAGCCGTGCCGGGCGCATCGGTGCGGCGGTGTGTTGGGAGAACTACATGCCGCTGCTGCGCACCGCGATGTACGCCAAGGGTGTGCAACTGTGGTGCGCGCCGACCGTGGACGAGCGCGAGCTGTGGCAAGTGAGCATGCGCCATATCGCCGCCGAGGGGCGTTGTTTCGTCATCAGCGCCTGCCAGGTGCAGGACTCGCCCGCCGCACTGGGCCTGGAGCTGGCCAACTGGCCGGCCGAACGGCCATTGATCAACGGCGGCAGCGTGATCGTCGGCCCTCTCGGCGAGGTGCTGGCCGGGCCGCTGGTGGGCGAGCGTGGCCTGCTCTGCGCCGAGGTCGATACCGACGAGCTGGTGCGTGCGCGCTATGACTTCGACGTGGTCGGCCACTATGCCCGACCGGACGTGTTCGAACTCAGCGTGGACGAGCGTCCGCGGCCTGGGGTGCGTTTCGTCGGTTGACCCAGTGCTGGCGAGTGATCTGCCTACTCTGCCTGTACAGCTACCTACCAGCCGGCGCCAGCGGTCGCCGGCAAGTCAAGTTTGCCTTTGTCGGTGAAGCGCACGGTGCCCAGCGGCCCTCCCGCCAGCTTGCCGCGCAATACATAGGGCAGGCCCTGCAGCGAATCCACCCGGCTCAGGCCATAGGCCTGGCGCAGGAAGGCGAAGGCGGTGACGCTCACCGGCACCACCAGCACCGCCTCGTCGTAGCGACCGATATGCCCGCGCTGATCGCTTACCCCGGCCGCCAGCGGCTGGTCGTTGACTTCCAGGTTGAGGGCGATGCCGTTGAAGTCCACCGGAGTTTCGTTGGGGTTCTGCACGCGGATCTTCACCGCCATGCGCAGTTCCAGATCCTGGCCAGGCAACGGATCGATGCCGATCACGCTGATGTTCAGCGGATCGCGGCCCTGGAACAGGGCGCAGGCGTTCAGGCCAAGGGTCAGCAGCAGGATCAGGCAGATGCGGGCATACATGGGGATCTGGCCTTGTGCACGGGCAAGTCGGCAGTGTCGCAAATGCGTGGCGGCGATGAAAGCGGGGCCTGCCGACGTTGCGGGCCTAACGCGAGCCGAATGTCATGCGCAGGTCATCCATGAAGGCTTGCTGCGCCTCGCCGGGTGTTTGCCCGCGATGCCTGGCCAGGGTGAACGGCACCACGAAATCCAGCGAAGTATCCAGCGCCCGCAACAGGCCTTGGGCTTCCCAGGGCGCGGCGCAGTGACACGGCAGAAAGCCGATATGTCGTCCTGACAGGATGAATGTCAGCGCACTGTCGATCTGCTCTGCCACCGCCATGCTGTGGCGGCTCTGGAAGGGCGCGCCCTGTTTGAGAAAACGGTAAGGGTGGCTCACCTGATCGGCCTCGAGCAACTGCTCGCGGGTGACCTGTGCCTGGCTGAACAAAGCGTGACCCTTGCCGCAGTAAAGCCTCTGGCGCTCCTCGAACAGCGGCAGGTAGTCGAACGCCGCTTGGTTACCGGAGAAGTAGCTGATGGCGCAATCCAGGCGCTGCTCCAGTAGCAACCGTTCGAGTTCGGCCGGTGGCGCGCTGGTCAGCTCCAGGCGCACGCTCTCGTTACGCTGGCGAAACCGCGCGATGGCCTGGGCCAGGCGCAGGCTGACGTCACGGTCCTGGTTCTCGGCCAGGCCGATGCGCACGCTGCCCAGCAAACGCCCGGCAACACCGTTGGCCTGCTGGCGGAACTGCTCGATCTGCAGCAGCAGGCCGCGGGTCGCCTGCAGCAGCAACTCGCCTTTCTCGGTCAGCCGGAAGCCGCCCTTGCCCCGGCTGCACAGGCGATAACCCAGGCGGGTCTCCAGTTTCGCCATCTGCTGGCTGATGCTGGGTTGGCTGAGCCCGAGCACACCCTGGGCGGCGCTGAAGCCGCCGGCCTCGACTACAGTGACGAACAGCCGCAGCAGGTGCAGGTCCGGGTCGTGCAATTGTCCGAGCATCACATTGCTCCTGGTGAATGTCAGCTTCGCAAAGTTGCCATTTTAGCAATGTAACCCAGCAGGCATGCTGGCGGCATCCACCCCTATGCCGAGGTGCCCGCCATGCGTTCGACGTTGTGCCTGCTTTCACTGCTGATCGCCCTGCCGCTGCAGGCCGAAGAGAAGGTCGTCAACCTGTACAGCTGGGCCGACTATGTCGCTCCCCAGACACTTGCGCGTTTCGAGAAGGAGACCGGTTACAAGGTCCGCTACGACACCTTCGACACCACCGAGGTGTTGGAGACCAAGCTGCTCACCGGTGGCAGCGGCTACGACGTGGTGGTGCCGTCGGCCACGGTGCTGGCCCGAGCCCTCAAGGCCGGCGCCTTGCAGCCGCTGGAGGCGCAGGCGATGCCCGGCTATGCCAACCTCGACCCGGACCTGTTGGCCAAGCTGGCCGAGGCCGACCCCGGCAACCGCCATGCCGTGCCTTACACCTGGGGCACGCTGGGGCTGGGCGTGAACGTCGAGGCCGTGCGCCAGCGCCTGGGCGATGTGCCCCTGGACAGCCTCGACCTGCTGTTCAAGCCTGAGTACGCCAGCCGCCTGAAGGACTGCGGCATCGCCATGCCGGATTCGCCCCAGGAAGTGATCGGCGTGACCCTCAACTACCTGGGCAAGGATCCGTACAGCCAGGACAAGGCCGACCTGGACGCGGCACAGGCGCTGTTGCAGCAACTGCAGCCATCGATCAGCTATGTGGCCAACGGTCGCCAGATCAACGACCTGGCCAACGGCAGCGTGTGTCTGGCGCTCACCTACAACGGCGATGCCGCGATGGCCGCCGACCAGGCGCGCCGCGCGGGCAAGCCCTTCGAGCTGATCTACCGCATCCCCCGCGAGGGCACGCTGGTGTGGCAGGACAACTTGGTGATCCCCAAGGATGCACCGCATCCCGAGGCGGCCCGCGCTTTCATCGCCTTCATGCTGCGCCCCGAGTCGGTGGCGGCACTGACCAACACGTTGTTCTTCGCCAACGCCAACCAGGCCGCCACGCCGCTGGTGGACGCGGCGATCCGCAACGATCCGGACATCTACCCGTCGGCCGAGGTGCGCCAGCGCCTGTTCGCCGACCGCAGCATGGCGTTGGCCGACCTGCGCCAGCGCAACCGCCTGTGGACCGCCTTCCGCAGCCGCCAGTGAACGACAACGACAGGAGACAGACCGTGGACCTCGCCCAGGACAACGACCAGGCCATCACCCGTGACAGCCTCTATGGCACTGCCGCCGAGAGCACCTATGCGGGCATCACCAGCTTTTCCCGGCGCCGATACAGCCGCGACCTACGCGGTGTCGACGTGGTGGTCAGCGGCGTGCCGTTCGACACCGCCACCAGCAATCGCCCCGGCGCGCGCTTCGGCCCGCGGGCGATCCGCGCCGCCTCGGTGCAACAGGCCTGGGCCCGGCACTGGCCCTGGACGTTCGACCCGTTCGACCACCTGGCGGTGATCGACTATGGTGACTGCGCCTTCGATAGCGGTACGCCGCAGTCGGTGCCGCAGAGCATCGAGGCGCATGCCGAGCACATCCTCGAGGCCGGCTGCGCCATGCTCACCCTGGGCGGCGACCATTTCATCAGCTATCCGCTGCTCAAGGCCCATGCTCGTCGTCATGGTCCCCTGGCGCTGGTTCACTTCGACGCGCACAGCGACACCTGGCCGGACGAGGAGGGCCAGCGCATCGACCATGGCACGATGTTCTGGCACGCGGCGCGTGAAGGGCTGGTGGACCCGGCGCGCTCGGTGCAGATCGGCCTGCGCACCACCAACGACGATAGCCAGGGTTTCGCCATTCTCGACGCCCGCCAGGTGCATCGCCAGGGCACCGAGGCGATCGTCGCTGCCATCCGCCAGCGGGTGGGCGAGCGGCCGGTGTACCTGACCTTCGATATCGACTGCCTGGACCCGGCCTTCGCCCCCGGCACCGGCACGCCGGTATGTGGCGGCCTGAGCACGGTGCAGGCGCTGGAGATCCTCGGCGGGTTGCGCGGGATCAACCTGGTGGGCATGGACCTGGTGGAAGTGGCGCCGGCTTATGACCATGCCGATATCACCGCGCTGGCCGGCGCGACCCTGGCGATGGAGATGCTGTGCCTGTATGCGGCGCGGCACAAAGTGGATAGCGCTGGGTGATGCCAGGGCCGCGCTGCGGCCAATCGCCGTCAAGCCGGCTCCCACAGGAATGCGCTTGGCTTGAGGGCGGCGCGGTCGGTGTGGGAGCCGGCTTGCCGGCGATTGGGCTGCATGGCAGCCCTCAGGGGCGCATACTGAAACATCAGGACCCAAATTCATCCTATTGCGTCGAACCCAGCGCGCCGTAGGCTATCCAACCTTCGAGCGCGCCTTTTCGTACCGGAGGTGAAGCATGAATCCTACACTGCCAATCCTGGGCCTCGGCCTGTTGCTGGCGTTGCCACTTCACGCCGCGCCTTTGGCGCCGCCCCTGATTGCCGCGAACGACAGCAACAATCCCTACAACAGCCCGATCATGCGCGCCAACCCCAACAGCCGCCAGGGCAGCGTGCCGGCAATGCCGCCCGTACGCGGCCCGTCCACGCAACCCAACCCGCGTCCGCCCACCCTCGACAACCGAGGTATCGGCAACGGCGAAAACCTGCGCCGCGAGCAACAGACCCCGAACCTGGAACCCACCCGGCCACCACGCGATTCACCGCGCGTGCCGTGAGCCCTTGCGAAGGAAGCGAGCATGACGCCACGTATCTGGTTGACCACCCTGGCCGCCGCCAGCCTGTTCCCCCTGCTGGCGCAGGCCGCCGCCGAGCAGCATTACTCCAGCGAGGAGGGGGAGCTGACGGTAAGCACCATCGCCGATGGCCTGCGCAATCCCTGGGCGCTGGCCTTCCTGCCCGGCGGCAAGGATATGCTGGTCACCGAACGCCCCGGCAACCTGCGCATCGTCAATGCCGAGGGCAAGGTCGGGCCGCCGCTCTCCGGCGTGCCCAAGGTTTGGGCCGAAGGGCAGGGTGGCCTGCTCGATGTGGTGCTCTCGCCGGAGTTCGCCAAGGACCGAACCGTATACCTGTCCTATGCCGAAGAGGGTAGCGATGGCAAGGCGGGTACCGCCGTCGGTCGTGGCCAGCTGACCCAGGACCAGTCGCGCCTGGAGAACTTCACGGTGATCTTCCGCCAGCAGCCCAAGTTATCCGAAGGCAACCACTTCGGCTCGCGGCTGGTGTTCGACCGGGACGGCTACCTGTTCATCGCCCTGGGCGAGAACAACCAGCGTGCCACGTCGCAGGACCTGGACAAGCTGCAGGGCAAGATCGTGCGCATCCTGCCCGACGGCGAGGTGCCCAAGGACAACCCCTTCGTCGGCCGCGACAACGTACGCCCGGAGATCTGGTCGTTTGGCCACCGCAACCAGCAGGGCGCGGCGCTGAACCCCTGGACCGGCAAGCTGTGGACCCATGAGCACGGCCCGCGTGGCGGCGACGAGATCAACATCCCCAAGGCGGGCAAGAACTATGGCTGGCCGATCGCTACCCATGGCATCAACTACTCGTTGCTGCCGATCCCCGAGGCCAAGGGCAAGCACGTCGACGGTATGGTCGATCCGCACCACGTGTGGGAAAAATCACCGGGCATCAGCGGCATGGCGTTTTACGACAGTCCCACGTTCAAGGCCTGGGACCATAATCTGTTCATCGGCGCGCTGGCGACACAGGAGTTGATCCGGCTGAAGCTAGACGGCGACAAGGTCGTGCATGAAGAGCGCCTGTTGGGTGACCTGAAAGCCAGGATTCGTGACGTGCGGGTAGGGCCGGATGGCTATCTGTACGTGTTGACCGATGCCAAGGATGGCGCCTTGCTGAAGGTGGGGCTGACAGAGGGCTGATCGTCCCGGCGTAAGCCCTGGGGCAATGTTGTGGGAGCGGGCTTGCCCTGCGATGGCGTACCATGCGCGGCATGACTCCCGAATCCCTCTATCACAAGGCGCTCGCCGAGCGCGGCTTTTTCCCGGACCCGGCCCAGGCAGCGGCTGTGGCTGCCTTGCAGGCCTGCTTCGACGCCCTGTATCAGGGCCAGCCGACGCAAGGCCTGTACCTCTGGGGCCCGGTCGGGCGTGGCAAGACCTGGTTGATGGACCTCTTCCATCGCAGTCTGCAACTGCCGGCCCGGCGCCAGCATTTCCACCATTTCATGGCCTGGGTGCATCAGCGCCTGTTCCAGCTCAATGGCACCGCCGACCCGCTCGCGGCCCTGGCTCGGGCGCTGGCCGACGAGATACGGGTGCTGTGTTTCGACGAGCTGTTCGTCAGCGATATCGGCGATGCGATCATTCTCGGCCGTCTGTTCCAGGTGTTGTTCGATCACGGTGTGGTGATCGTCGCCACCTCCAACCAGCCGCCCGACCAGTTGTACCGCGATGGCTTCAACCGTGAGCGGTTCCTGCCGGCCATCGCCGCCATCGAGCGGCACATGCGCGTGCTGGCGGTGGCGGGGGAGCAGGACCACCGCCTGCATCCCGGCCTGCAACAGCAACGCTACTGGGTCAGCGAGGCAGGGCAACCGAGCGCGCTCGCCGAGGTGTTTTGCCAGTTGAGCCCGGCCGACCCAGGCAGTGAGCAGCCGCTGCAGCTCGGCTCCCGTCGTATCGGCGTGCTGCGCCGCAGCGCGCAGGCCATCTGGTGCGATTTCAGCGCCTTGTGCGAGCAGCCCCTGGCCGCCATGGACTTCATGGCCTTGTGCGACCGCTTTCCGGCGATTCTGGTCAGCGGCATTCCGGCCCTGGGTGGCGTCCAGCAGGCCGGGCGCATTGCCCGCGGTACCGAGGACGGGGCCGCCCGCGTCGAGGCCGGGGATCGCCAGTTGCCGACGCTGGCGCCGAAGGATGACAGTGTGCGGCGCTTCATTGCCTTGGTAGACGAATGCTACGACCGTCGGGTGTTGTTGTACCTGGAGGCCGAGGTGCCGCTGGAAGCGCTCTACACTCAAGGATATCTGGCGTTCCCGTACCAACGGACCCTGAGCCGGCTACGGGAGATGCAACTGCAACGCTTCGCCTGAAGGAGCCGACCATGGAGCCGCTGTCGCATCATCTGCTGACCCAGGCCTACAACAATGGCTGGGCCAATCACCGCCTGTACAAGGCTTGCCTGCAACTGACCCAGGACGAGTTCGTCGCCCCGCGCTGCAGTTTCTTCCCGTCGATCAAGGCCACCCTCAACCACCTGTTGACGGTGGACTGGTTCTACCTGGATGCGCTGGAGTGCGAGCAGCGCGGGCAAACGCCGGATCCGGACGGCGAGCGCTTCTTCCAACCCGAGCAACCCTTCGCCACCTGCACCGACCTGCAGGCCCAGCAGGCCCAGGCCGACCAACGTCTGATCGCCTATTGCCGGCATTTGCGTGATGACCAGCTGGGGCGCTATGTGAGCATCGTGCGACCGGACCGGGTGCAACAGGAGCAACGCGTGCGCCTGTTGTCGCACCTGTTCGAGCACCAGATCCACCATCGTGGCCAAGTGCATGCCATGCTCAGCGACACGGCGGTCCGGCCACCGCAGTTGGACGAGTTCTTCTGCGAGGAGGAGGCGTTGCTGCGGGTCGAGGACTTCGCCGCGTTGGGTTGGAGTGAGGCGCAGGTCTGGGGACGTCGCTGAGTGGTGCTCAGGCTGTTTTGTCTTCCGCTAGATCGTTGGCGGCCTGCACCAATTGCTCCAGTTGGTGGTAGACCTGGGCGCGGTCCATTTGCAGCAGGGACTGGCGATTCCATATGACCTGCAGGCCCGTGAGCGGGTCGACGCCGAGCACAGGCTTGCAGGTGTCCTGGCAGAACAGGTTCTGTTCGCCCCAGCGCACGTCGTCGATGGCCGACAGCTCGATGAACATCAGCAACTGATCCGCTGGATGCTCGGTCACATTGCACACATAGGGGCCTGCCCGCAGGCTGATCACCGGCTCGAAGGCCAAGGGTGGTTCCAGCTTCAGGGCTGCGTACAGTTGGGTCAATGCATAGTCATAGTTTGTGCCTGACATGGCGAGCTCTCGATCAAAGGGCCAGTCAAGGTAGTGAGTGCATGCCTGGCCGGATACCGGATGTCGTCGCCATTTTTTAGATTCTGGGCGCCCTGCCGTTCGCCATGCGCGTACTTCACATTGCCTTACAGGCTCTATTTATTTCCTACAAGCGATGGCGAATTGCCTTCCTGCCTGCGAGGACAATCCCTGCGTTCATTCGTGGGATGTCGCCGTAGTCTGGGGCCCTGTCTGCATCGATGAGACAAGGACTGTAAGGTCATTCAGAGCTTGCACGTTCCGTTGTTTGATCGGTGCGTAAAGGGCCCTACGGGAAGTAAGGCCTCGCATGATAAGGATTTCTCCAGTTGAGGGCTGGCGTGTGCAAGGTCGGCAGTTGGATGTTGTCGGGGCGGGATTCACGTCCCAAGGGCAGGAGGGCTTCTACGCGCTCGTGGCGGGTGAGCTGGTGCTGCGTGACATGGACGACATCATTCACCTACGGGCAGGCGAGCTGCTGTTCGTCAAGCGAGGAACCTATTTGGTGGCGACCCAATCGCAGGCATGCCAAGTGCTGTGGTTGCCACTGGACGTCAATTTCGTGCGAGCGTTTCTCCAGCGTCACGGCAATGACCTTGCTCATCTCGAGCGCCACGATGATACGGGTGTGAACACTCTGCGGATTCAGCCCTGCGCGATGGCGCAAGAATGCGTGACCCGTCTGGCGGCACTAGGAGGCGAAGGGGCCTCGTCGATGCTTGCGATGCTGCGTCTGGAAGAGCTGTTGCTGCTGCTCGTCTTCGGGTCGCAAGGGCAGACGTTGTTGGCGGCATTGCGACAGCAGGGCAATCGGCATGTCGATCGCCTGCACGGCTTCATGGAGCAGCACTACCTGCGCGACTGGCGTCTGGAGCAGTATGCCCAGGCCTTCGGTCTGGGGCTGACAGCGTTCAAGAGTTTGTTCAGTACCTTCTACAACACCTCGCCACGGGCCTGGATCACCGAGCGCAGAATCGTCCATGCGCACCATTTGCTGCTTAACACGCGTATGAGCATTGTCGACATCGCCATGGAAAGCGGCTTTTCCAGTCAGTCGTATTTCAGCCAGAGCTACCGTCGGCGGTTCGGGCGTACCCCCAGCGACGCCCGCCGTGGCTGATAACCCTTCTGCTCCCTGAGTTGCATGGACGAGGCCCTATGAACACACTTTTGAGTCGACTGGCCCGACGACTGGGCATGGCCCCCTGGCAGGCCGATAACAGCGGTGGTTACCAGCTGTGCATCGAGGGACATGCCCTGTCGCTCGAGCCACGCGGTACACAGCTGGTGATCCGTAGCCCACTGTCGTCGCAGGCGGGGCAAGGCGCCAGCCTCGACCCACGAGCCTTGCGCCGATCAATGGGCATGGTTACGGCGTGGGCGGCGCATTGTCCGCAGCGCCTGGCGCTGACACCTGCCGGAGAACTGCTGCTCGAAGCCTGGGTCGACCTGTCTTCGGGCGATGTCGACATCGTGGATCACGTATTGGGTGCTCAGGTCGAGCTGCTCGATCTGTTGTGCCATCGGCATTGCGATCCCGTGCCTGTGATCTGTCGGGGAGCCAGTGTATGGATGCCTTGAGATTGTTCGCTGCCGGGCTGGCGGCCCTACTGGCCAGCGTTGCCGCCCAAGGCGAGCAACTGGATTGGCCCCAGGAGCCGTTCCATTATGTCGCCCAGGGCGAAAGCCTGCGTGACGTGCTGGCCAACTTCGCCGCCAACTACCACGGAGCAGTGGTGGTCAGCGACAAGGTCAGGGATCAGGTGAGCGCCACCTTCGAGCAGCCGGACCCCGCGGCGTTTCTCGACCAGGTCGCCGTGCTCTTCAACCTGGCCTGGTACTACGACGGCGCGGTGCTCCATGTCGACAAGTCCAGCGAAGTACAGACCCGGCTCATTCACCTGGACAAGGTGCGCGAGCCGCAACTGCGCGTCGCCCTGCAGGAAGGTGGCGGCTGGACGTCGCGCTTCGCCTGGCGTGCCGCGGCAAATGGGCGGCTGGTGTATGCATCGGGTCCACCGCGTTACCTCGACCGGGTCGAGCTCACCGCCAAGGCGCTGGAGCAGCAGGCTGTGTTGCAGGATGAGCGCGGTGGCAGCCTGAACGTCGAGGTGATCGCCCTCAAGCATGCGGTGGCCGAGGATCGTCAAATCGACTATCGCGACCAGAAGGTGGCGGTACCCGGGGTGGCCACGCTCCTCTCCCGGATACTGGCGGACGCCGATGTCGGCGCGGTCGAGGGCCAGGCCATGGGGGCGCAAGCGCCGGTACGCCCCGGTCGAGCCGTGGTTCAGGCCGAACCGTCGCTCAACGCCATCATCGTGCGTGACCATGCCGAACGCATGCCCATGTACCGGCGCCTGGTGGCGGCACTGGACAGGCCGGCGGCGCGCATCGAGGTGGGGCTGACGATTCTCGACATCAATGCCGAACACCTGGCGGAACTGGGGGTGGAGTGGCAGGTCGGCATCGGTACCGGCAAGCATCAGTTGATCGACATCCGCACAAACGCAGGTCAGGCGCAGGGTGCGCTGGCCGGCAGCCTGGTCGACAGTCGTGGGGTGGACCGGT
This sequence is a window from Pseudomonas maumuensis. Protein-coding genes within it:
- the sctC gene encoding type III secretion system outer membrane ring subunit SctC, translating into MDALRLFAAGLAALLASVAAQGEQLDWPQEPFHYVAQGESLRDVLANFAANYHGAVVVSDKVRDQVSATFEQPDPAAFLDQVAVLFNLAWYYDGAVLHVDKSSEVQTRLIHLDKVREPQLRVALQEGGGWTSRFAWRAAANGRLVYASGPPRYLDRVELTAKALEQQAVLQDERGGSLNVEVIALKHAVAEDRQIDYRDQKVAVPGVATLLSRILADADVGAVEGQAMGAQAPVRPGRAVVQAEPSLNAIIVRDHAERMPMYRRLVAALDRPAARIEVGLTILDINAEHLAELGVEWQVGIGTGKHQLIDIRTNAGQAQGALAGSLVDSRGVDRLLAKVTLMQGEGRAQVVSRPTLLTQENTLAVIDHSETYYVRVLGERVAELKAITYGTLLKMTPRLIRSADRPEISLSLHIEDGSQKPNSTGPDGIPTISRTVIDTLARVDLGQSLMIGGIHRDESSESLRKVPLLGDIPFLGALFRYQSSSTRRSVRLFLIEPKLIDSGLVKVVNGLKTGPVYDERS
- a CDS encoding helix-turn-helix transcriptional regulator produces the protein MIRISPVEGWRVQGRQLDVVGAGFTSQGQEGFYALVAGELVLRDMDDIIHLRAGELLFVKRGTYLVATQSQACQVLWLPLDVNFVRAFLQRHGNDLAHLERHDDTGVNTLRIQPCAMAQECVTRLAALGGEGASSMLAMLRLEELLLLLVFGSQGQTLLAALRQQGNRHVDRLHGFMEQHYLRDWRLEQYAQAFGLGLTAFKSLFSTFYNTSPRAWITERRIVHAHHLLLNTRMSIVDIAMESGFSSQSYFSQSYRRRFGRTPSDARRG
- a CDS encoding DinB family protein yields the protein MEPLSHHLLTQAYNNGWANHRLYKACLQLTQDEFVAPRCSFFPSIKATLNHLLTVDWFYLDALECEQRGQTPDPDGERFFQPEQPFATCTDLQAQQAQADQRLIAYCRHLRDDQLGRYVSIVRPDRVQQEQRVRLLSHLFEHQIHHRGQVHAMLSDTAVRPPQLDEFFCEEEALLRVEDFAALGWSEAQVWGRR
- a CDS encoding PQQ-dependent sugar dehydrogenase is translated as MTPRIWLTTLAAASLFPLLAQAAAEQHYSSEEGELTVSTIADGLRNPWALAFLPGGKDMLVTERPGNLRIVNAEGKVGPPLSGVPKVWAEGQGGLLDVVLSPEFAKDRTVYLSYAEEGSDGKAGTAVGRGQLTQDQSRLENFTVIFRQQPKLSEGNHFGSRLVFDRDGYLFIALGENNQRATSQDLDKLQGKIVRILPDGEVPKDNPFVGRDNVRPEIWSFGHRNQQGAALNPWTGKLWTHEHGPRGGDEINIPKAGKNYGWPIATHGINYSLLPIPEAKGKHVDGMVDPHHVWEKSPGISGMAFYDSPTFKAWDHNLFIGALATQELIRLKLDGDKVVHEERLLGDLKARIRDVRVGPDGYLYVLTDAKDGALLKVGLTEG
- the zapE gene encoding cell division protein ZapE; its protein translation is MTPESLYHKALAERGFFPDPAQAAAVAALQACFDALYQGQPTQGLYLWGPVGRGKTWLMDLFHRSLQLPARRQHFHHFMAWVHQRLFQLNGTADPLAALARALADEIRVLCFDELFVSDIGDAIILGRLFQVLFDHGVVIVATSNQPPDQLYRDGFNRERFLPAIAAIERHMRVLAVAGEQDHRLHPGLQQQRYWVSEAGQPSALAEVFCQLSPADPGSEQPLQLGSRRIGVLRRSAQAIWCDFSALCEQPLAAMDFMALCDRFPAILVSGIPALGGVQQAGRIARGTEDGAARVEAGDRQLPTLAPKDDSVRRFIALVDECYDRRVLLYLEAEVPLEALYTQGYLAFPYQRTLSRLREMQLQRFA
- a CDS encoding CesT family type III secretion system chaperone gives rise to the protein MSGTNYDYALTQLYAALKLEPPLAFEPVISLRAGPYVCNVTEHPADQLLMFIELSAIDDVRWGEQNLFCQDTCKPVLGVDPLTGLQVIWNRQSLLQMDRAQVYHQLEQLVQAANDLAEDKTA
- a CDS encoding CesT family type III secretion system chaperone yields the protein MNTLLSRLARRLGMAPWQADNSGGYQLCIEGHALSLEPRGTQLVIRSPLSSQAGQGASLDPRALRRSMGMVTAWAAHCPQRLALTPAGELLLEAWVDLSSGDVDIVDHVLGAQVELLDLLCHRHCDPVPVICRGASVWMP